The following proteins are co-located in the Trichormus variabilis 0441 genome:
- a CDS encoding TniB family NTP-binding protein, whose protein sequence is MTSKQAQAVAQQLGDIPVNDEKIQAEIQRLNRKSFIPLEQVQMLHDWLDGKRQSRQSGRVVGESRTGKTMGCDAYRLRHKPKQEPGRPPTVPVAYIQIPQECGAKELFGVLLEHLKYQMTKGTVAEIRDRTLRVLKGCGVEMLIIDEADRLKPKTFAEVPDIFDKLEIAVILVGTDRLDAVIKRDEQVYNRFRACHRFGKFSGDEFKKIVDIWEKKVLQLPVASNLSSKTMLKTLGETTGGYIGLLDMILRESAIRALKKGLRKVDLATLKEVTEEYK, encoded by the coding sequence ATGACTTCAAAACAGGCTCAAGCTGTTGCCCAACAATTGGGAGATATTCCGGTAAATGACGAAAAAATACAAGCGGAAATTCAACGATTGAACCGGAAGAGTTTTATTCCCTTGGAACAAGTACAAATGCTTCATGATTGGTTAGATGGAAAGCGACAATCACGGCAGTCTGGTCGAGTGGTGGGGGAGTCAAGAACAGGCAAAACTATGGGTTGTGATGCCTACAGATTACGCCATAAACCAAAGCAAGAACCAGGACGACCTCCAACTGTTCCTGTTGCTTATATTCAAATCCCGCAAGAATGCGGTGCAAAGGAATTGTTTGGAGTCCTCCTTGAACATTTGAAGTATCAAATGACAAAGGGAACAGTAGCCGAAATCAGGGACAGAACGCTACGAGTTCTTAAGGGGTGTGGAGTGGAAATGCTTATTATTGATGAGGCTGACCGCTTGAAACCCAAAACTTTTGCTGAGGTGCCGGACATTTTTGACAAATTAGAAATAGCAGTGATTTTGGTAGGAACTGACCGCTTAGATGCAGTAATTAAGCGGGACGAACAAGTTTACAACCGTTTTCGGGCTTGTCATCGATTTGGTAAGTTTTCTGGGGATGAATTTAAGAAGATAGTAGACATTTGGGAAAAGAAGGTTTTGCAGTTGCCAGTTGCTTCCAATCTTTCCAGTAAGACTATGCTGAAGACTTTAGGTGAGACAACGGGGGGTTATATTGGTTTGCTCGACATGATTCTGAGAGAATCTGCTATCCGGGCATTGAAGAAAGGATTACGGAAGGTGGATTTGGCAACCCTGAAGGAAGTGACAGAAGAGTACAAATAA
- a CDS encoding TniQ family protein has protein sequence MEVPQIQPWLFQIEPLEGESLSHFLGRFRRANDLTPTGLGKAAGLGGAIARWEKFRFNPPPSRQQLEALANVVGVDADRLAQMLPSAGVGMKMEPIRLCAACYAESPCHKIEWQFKVTRGCARHKITLLSECPNCKARFKVPALWVDGWCNRCFLRFEEMAKYQKGL, from the coding sequence ATGGAAGTTCCACAGATTCAACCTTGGCTGTTTCAAATAGAACCGTTAGAGGGAGAAAGTTTGAGTCACTTTTTAGGACGTTTTCGACGGGCAAATGATTTAACACCTACTGGTTTAGGTAAAGCTGCTGGACTTGGAGGTGCGATCGCTCGTTGGGAAAAGTTTCGATTTAATCCCCCACCGTCTCGCCAGCAGTTGGAGGCTTTGGCTAATGTTGTCGGGGTTGATGCCGATAGGTTAGCGCAAATGTTACCATCTGCTGGGGTGGGGATGAAAATGGAGCCAATTCGGTTATGTGCTGCTTGTTATGCCGAGTCGCCATGTCACAAGATTGAATGGCAATTTAAGGTAACGCGAGGGTGCGCGAGGCACAAAATAACTTTATTGTCAGAATGTCCTAACTGCAAGGCAAGATTTAAGGTTCCAGCATTATGGGTGGATGGTTGGTGTAATCGTTGCTTTTTACGGTTTGAGGAGATGGCTAAGTATCAGAAAGGGTTGTAG
- a CDS encoding serine/threonine-protein kinase yields the protein MQVIGTLTYKKIQQIGVGQGCNSQVFLIDEEQLGGLLVAKEVDKRRFHSSQTYFQEAKIIFASQNPNVVPINYACETPNTITLVMPYFSKGSLADRIQQNPLSLTEVIRMAQGVLNGLHHIHIKNYLHLDIKPSNIFFSNTDQPMIADFGQSDSLDQNGIVHSPQMYFHTLPPESFPPNATATVESDIYLMGVTLYRAINGDQIFNSQKIPINSQLDFIILQDAIQRGKLPDQNYFLPHVTQSLRKVIRKALNVDPKKRYKSAIELADALGKIEIPLDWNTQISSNGDILWIASQGKGKPYLGVELVKNLHDLWNVNVFTDNQGTRRKKLQYCRESLTFSDAETHLEKTFATLA from the coding sequence ATGCAAGTTATAGGGACTTTGACATACAAAAAAATACAGCAGATAGGTGTAGGGCAGGGATGTAACTCACAAGTTTTTTTGATTGATGAAGAGCAACTTGGTGGACTTTTAGTTGCTAAAGAAGTTGATAAACGAAGATTTCACTCTAGTCAAACATATTTTCAAGAGGCGAAAATAATATTTGCATCTCAAAACCCTAATGTTGTTCCTATTAATTATGCCTGTGAAACCCCGAATACTATTACTTTAGTAATGCCGTATTTCTCAAAAGGCTCATTAGCGGATCGTATTCAACAAAATCCATTATCACTAACAGAAGTAATTAGAATGGCTCAAGGTGTACTAAATGGGCTTCATCATATTCATATTAAAAATTATTTACATCTAGATATAAAACCGTCTAATATTTTCTTTTCTAACACAGATCAACCAATGATTGCCGATTTTGGGCAATCAGATTCACTCGATCAAAATGGAATAGTCCATTCGCCTCAAATGTACTTTCATACTCTACCTCCTGAAAGTTTTCCTCCGAATGCTACAGCAACAGTTGAGTCAGATATTTATTTAATGGGAGTTACTTTGTATCGGGCTATTAATGGTGATCAAATTTTTAATAGCCAGAAGATTCCTATTAATTCTCAACTTGATTTTATAATTCTCCAGGATGCAATCCAAAGAGGAAAACTGCCAGACCAGAATTATTTTCTGCCTCACGTTACTCAAAGTTTAAGAAAAGTTATCAGAAAAGCTTTAAATGTTGACCCTAAAAAACGGTATAAATCTGCAATTGAACTTGCAGATGCACTAGGTAAAATAGAAATCCCTTTGGATTGGAACACTCAAATTTCTAGCAATGGGGATATTTTGTGGATAGCTAGTCAAGGCAAGGGAAAACCATATCTAGGAGTTGAACTGGTCAAAAATCTACACGATTTGTGGAATGTAAATGTTTTTACAGACAATCAAGGTACTAGAAGGAAAAAATTACAATACTGTAGGGAAAGTCTGACTTTTTCTGATGCAGAAACTCACTTAGAAAAGACTTTTGCTACTTTGGCGTAA